The Streptomyces albofaciens JCM 4342 genome has a segment encoding these proteins:
- a CDS encoding Pycsar system effector family protein, translating to MTTGAPPAPVSAPTPAHGACHCAASGPSAGTGPDFVAERLLKVVREEISRADTKASVMMTGAMAALVLVFGRDGQVLAMPAVRAALLVTGTVLWTLGIAMFVAAVLPRTRTAADGCLTFVPQLTRGASAETLLPRVALAGLDTGQWAVEQACALGRILGAKYRWLRWGVGCLAAGGSCALAGGLW from the coding sequence ATGACCACCGGCGCTCCGCCCGCCCCCGTATCCGCACCCACACCTGCCCACGGGGCCTGCCACTGCGCCGCCTCCGGCCCCTCAGCGGGCACCGGCCCCGACTTCGTGGCCGAGCGCCTGCTGAAGGTCGTACGCGAAGAGATCAGCCGGGCCGACACCAAGGCGTCCGTCATGATGACCGGCGCCATGGCGGCGCTCGTCCTGGTCTTCGGCCGGGACGGGCAGGTCCTGGCGATGCCCGCCGTCCGCGCCGCCCTGCTCGTCACCGGCACGGTGCTCTGGACGCTGGGCATAGCGATGTTCGTGGCGGCGGTACTGCCCCGCACCCGTACGGCCGCGGACGGCTGTCTGACCTTCGTGCCGCAGCTGACCCGGGGCGCGTCCGCCGAGACCCTGCTGCCGCGGGTCGCCCTAGCGGGCCTAGACACCGGGCAGTGGGCCGTCGAGCAGGCGTGCGCCCTCGGCCGCATCCTCGGCGCCAAGTACCGCTGGCTGCGCTGGGGCGTCGGCTGTCTGGCCGCCGGGGGCTCCTGCGCACTGGCCGGAGGACTGTGGTGA